From the Fusobacterium sp. DD2 genome, one window contains:
- a CDS encoding ABC transporter ATP-binding protein — protein MEKDISLRNIVKSFDGVKVLKNINLDIKDGEIFSILGPSGCGKTTLLRMIAGFTDPDEGVIYLGDQDITKLPPNERNVNTIFQKYALFPHLSVYENVAFPLKLKKVDKDIIDEEVKKFIKLVGLSEHIDKMPNQLSGGQQQRVSIARALINKPGVLLLDEPLSALDAKLRQNLLIELDLIHEEVGITFIFITHDQQEALSISDRIAVMNQGEILQIGTPAEVYESPADAFVADFIGENNFFDGTVTEVLNGTFARLHNNELGDLVFEMDKPVKVGDRVKVSIRPEKIKLYKNMPTIANEMVNVLKVYVNEVIYSGFQSKYFVFLNNNKELPFKVFKQHAVYFDDNDEDVVWWDEDAYIAWDADDGFLVEVISDEKN, from the coding sequence TTGGAAAAAGATATTAGCCTTAGAAACATTGTAAAAAGTTTTGATGGGGTAAAAGTACTAAAAAATATTAATCTGGACATAAAAGATGGAGAAATTTTTTCTATTTTGGGACCTTCTGGTTGTGGAAAAACAACACTGCTTAGAATGATAGCTGGATTTACAGACCCAGATGAAGGAGTTATATATCTAGGAGATCAGGATATAACAAAACTTCCTCCAAATGAGAGAAACGTAAATACTATATTTCAAAAGTATGCTCTTTTCCCACATTTAAGTGTTTATGAAAATGTGGCATTTCCTTTGAAATTAAAAAAAGTTGACAAAGATATAATTGATGAGGAAGTAAAGAAGTTCATAAAACTTGTTGGATTATCTGAACATATAGACAAGATGCCTAATCAACTTTCTGGAGGACAACAGCAGAGAGTATCTATAGCAAGAGCATTGATTAACAAACCTGGAGTACTTCTTCTAGATGAGCCTCTATCAGCTCTTGACGCTAAGCTTAGACAGAATCTTTTAATTGAGCTTGACCTTATTCATGAGGAGGTTGGAATCACATTTATATTTATAACTCATGACCAGCAGGAAGCTCTATCAATATCAGATAGAATAGCTGTAATGAATCAGGGAGAGATATTACAGATAGGTACTCCAGCTGAGGTATACGAATCTCCAGCAGACGCATTTGTTGCTGACTTTATTGGAGAGAACAACTTCTTTGATGGAACTGTAACAGAGGTATTAAATGGGACTTTTGCAAGACTTCACAACAATGAGTTGGGAGACCTTGTATTTGAAATGGATAAACCTGTAAAGGTTGGAGACAGAGTAAAAGTATCAATAAGACCTGAAAAGATAAAACTATATAAAAACATGCCAACAATAGCAAATGAGATGGTAAATGTTTTAAAAGTATATGTAAATGAGGTTATCTATTCAGGATTCCAAAGTAAGTATTTCGTATTTTTAAATAATAATAAAGAATTGCCATTTAAAGTGTTCAAGCAACATGCTGTGTACTTTGATGACAACGATGAAGATGTAGTATGGTGGGACGAAGATGCATATATAGCTTGGGACGCAGATGATGGATTCCTTGTAGAGGTGATATCAGATGAAAAAAACTGA
- the moaA gene encoding GTP 3',8-cyclase MoaA, producing MKDRLGRNIEYLRLSITDRCNLRCVYCMGDKNIKFLPREEILNPEEIKDIVEIFADLGVKKIRITGGEPLVRNNFREIVTNIRDIEKIEEISITTNGIKLLENIEFLKEKNINSINVSLDTLKPDLYQEITGGGNLNLVLSGIYKALELGIKRVKINVVIIKDKNQNEIMDFVRLTEKYPIDVRFIELMPIGVGKEYCGISNDEIKKEIEKTRTLTFVNEVRGSGPAVYYKTDEGKGGIGFINPLSHNFCEYCNRVRITPEGYLKLCLHWKDGVNLKEIIRDKDRKKELKSIIENAIYNKPSKHQMNEKDGKDFEERTMNGVGG from the coding sequence ATGAAAGACAGATTAGGAAGAAATATAGAATATTTAAGACTGTCGATTACAGATAGATGCAATCTAAGATGTGTGTACTGTATGGGGGATAAAAATATAAAATTTCTGCCAAGAGAGGAGATACTTAATCCTGAGGAGATAAAAGATATTGTAGAGATATTTGCTGACCTCGGAGTTAAAAAAATAAGAATTACTGGTGGAGAGCCACTGGTTCGTAATAATTTTAGAGAGATAGTTACAAATATCAGGGATATCGAGAAGATAGAAGAGATAAGTATCACTACAAATGGAATAAAATTATTGGAAAATATAGAATTTTTAAAGGAAAAAAACATTAATAGTATCAATGTGAGTCTGGATACATTAAAACCTGACCTGTATCAAGAGATTACAGGTGGTGGAAATTTGAATTTGGTTTTATCTGGAATATATAAAGCATTGGAACTTGGAATAAAAAGAGTTAAAATAAATGTTGTAATTATAAAAGATAAAAATCAAAATGAAATAATGGATTTTGTAAGACTAACAGAAAAATATCCTATAGATGTGAGATTTATAGAACTTATGCCTATTGGAGTTGGAAAAGAATACTGTGGAATTTCAAATGATGAGATAAAAAAAGAGATTGAAAAAACCAGAACTCTTACATTTGTAAATGAGGTACGAGGTTCAGGACCAGCAGTGTATTACAAGACAGACGAGGGAAAAGGGGGTATTGGATTTATAAATCCCTTAAGCCATAACTTCTGTGAGTACTGTAATAGAGTTAGGATAACTCCTGAGGGATATTTAAAACTTTGTCTTCACTGGAAAGATGGAGTTAATTTAAAAGAGATTATAAGAGATAAAGATAGAAAAAAAGAGTTAAAAAGTATAATAGAAAATGCTATTTACAATAAACCATCAAAGCATCAGATGAATGAAAAAGATGGTAAAGATTTTGAAGAGAGAACAATGAATGGAGTAGGTGGATAA
- a CDS encoding RidA family protein, protein MGKIIHTDKAPAALGPYSQAIEANGMLFVSGQIPFIPATMTLVSEDVKDQTRQSLENVKAIVEAAGYSMNDVVKACVFIKDMNDFGAVNEVYNEYLGNVKPARACVEVARLPKDVKVEIEVIAVK, encoded by the coding sequence ATGGGTAAAATTATTCACACTGACAAAGCACCTGCTGCTTTAGGACCATATTCACAAGCAATTGAGGCTAATGGAATGTTATTTGTTTCAGGACAAATTCCTTTCATTCCTGCAACTATGACTCTTGTATCAGAAGATGTAAAAGATCAAACTAGACAATCTCTAGAAAATGTAAAAGCTATTGTTGAAGCTGCTGGATATTCAATGAACGACGTTGTAAAAGCTTGCGTTTTCATTAAAGACATGAATGACTTCGGAGCTGTAAATGAAGTTTATAACGAATATTTAGGAAATGTTAAACCTGCAAGAGCATGTGTTGAAGTTGCTAGACTTCCTAAAGACGTAAAAGTTGAAATAGAAGTTATTGCAGTAAAATAA
- the yqeB gene encoding selenium-dependent molybdenum cofactor biosynthesis protein YqeB, with amino-acid sequence MNINKKLVIVRGGGDIASGTIQKLYRSGFKVLVLEIAKPSSIRRKVSFGEAVYDEEIEIEGIKSRLCSDLSQIEKCWNDKVIPIAIDPKGEYIKSLHPQIVVDAILAKKNMGTDIDMAPIVIALGPGFSAKKDCHVVVETMRGHNLGRLIFEGPASKNTGTPGIIKGYGIERVIYSNAKGKIKNIHHIGDIVEKDDILAYIGDTPVKATISGVLRGIIRDGFEVPDHFKIADIDPRIEEQKNCFTISDKARAIGGAVLEAILYLLNKGEER; translated from the coding sequence ATGAATATAAATAAAAAATTAGTAATTGTAAGAGGTGGAGGAGATATAGCAAGTGGAACTATCCAGAAACTCTATAGAAGTGGATTTAAAGTTCTTGTACTTGAGATAGCTAAACCTTCATCAATAAGAAGAAAAGTATCATTTGGAGAAGCTGTATATGATGAAGAAATTGAGATAGAGGGTATTAAATCAAGACTCTGCAGTGATCTGTCTCAAATAGAGAAGTGCTGGAATGACAAAGTTATTCCTATAGCAATAGATCCCAAAGGTGAATATATAAAATCTTTACATCCTCAAATAGTAGTAGATGCAATTCTTGCAAAGAAAAATATGGGAACTGATATTGATATGGCACCTATAGTTATAGCTCTTGGACCTGGATTCTCTGCTAAAAAAGATTGCCATGTTGTAGTTGAAACTATGAGAGGGCACAATCTTGGAAGACTTATATTTGAAGGTCCTGCATCTAAGAATACAGGAACTCCAGGGATTATAAAAGGTTATGGAATTGAAAGGGTAATATATAGCAATGCCAAAGGTAAGATAAAAAATATACATCATATAGGTGATATAGTAGAAAAGGACGATATACTTGCATATATTGGGGATACTCCTGTAAAGGCTACAATATCAGGAGTGTTACGTGGAATAATAAGAGATGGATTTGAGGTACCTGATCACTTTAAAATAGCCGATATTGATCCACGTATTGAAGAGCAGAAGAACTGTTTTACAATTTCTGACAAGGCAAGAGCAATTGGTGGGGCTGTTTTAGAAGCTATTTTATATTTATTAAATAAAGGTGAGGAAAGATAA
- a CDS encoding MOSC domain-containing protein, with product MDKLARITAVCISEKKGTQKKNVYERNLIENFGMEGDAHAGKWHRQVSLLSKEKIDDFIARGGDVIDGDFGENLIVEGIDCAKLPIGQKILINDEVILEVTQIGKECHSHCNIYKAVGDCIMPREGIFTIVIKGGKVKVGDSVKLIK from the coding sequence GTGGATAAATTGGCAAGAATAACTGCTGTTTGTATAAGTGAAAAAAAAGGTACACAGAAAAAGAATGTTTATGAGAGAAATCTTATAGAGAATTTCGGAATGGAAGGGGATGCCCATGCAGGAAAGTGGCATAGACAGGTAAGTCTTCTATCAAAAGAGAAGATAGATGATTTTATAGCAAGAGGTGGAGATGTAATAGATGGAGATTTTGGGGAAAATCTTATAGTAGAGGGAATTGACTGTGCAAAACTTCCAATTGGTCAAAAAATACTGATAAATGATGAGGTAATTTTAGAGGTAACTCAGATTGGAAAGGAATGTCATTCTCATTGTAACATTTATAAAGCCGTAGGAGACTGTATAATGCCTCGAGAAGGGATTTTTACCATTGTGATCAAGGGTGGCAAGGTTAAAGTAGGAGATAGCGTTAAATTGATAAAATAA
- a CDS encoding exodeoxyribonuclease III, which produces MKFVSWNVNGLRACVKKGFLDYFKSVDADIFSVQETKLQEGQIELDLEGYNQYWNYAVKKGYSGVAVFTKIKPINVTYGLGIEEHDQEGRVITLEFDKFYFINVYTPNSQTKLARLDYRMTWEDAFREYIMELDKVKPVIVCGDLNVAHQEIDLKNPKTNRMNAGFSDEERAKMTELLNSGFIDSFRYFYPDKTEIYSWWSYRFNARANNAGWRIDYFIVSEKLKDMLVDAEIHTEVLGSDHCPVVLNINI; this is translated from the coding sequence ATGAAATTTGTATCATGGAATGTAAATGGACTAAGGGCCTGTGTTAAAAAAGGGTTTTTAGACTATTTTAAAAGCGTAGACGCAGATATCTTCTCAGTTCAGGAAACAAAACTACAGGAAGGTCAAATTGAACTTGATTTAGAAGGTTATAATCAATACTGGAATTATGCTGTTAAGAAAGGTTATTCTGGAGTAGCAGTTTTCACAAAGATAAAACCTATAAATGTCACTTATGGACTTGGAATCGAAGAGCACGATCAAGAGGGAAGAGTTATAACACTTGAATTTGATAAGTTCTATTTTATAAATGTTTATACACCTAACTCTCAAACTAAGCTTGCCAGACTTGATTACAGAATGACTTGGGAAGATGCTTTTAGAGAGTATATAATGGAACTTGATAAGGTAAAACCTGTTATTGTATGTGGTGACTTAAATGTTGCTCACCAGGAGATTGACCTAAAAAATCCTAAAACAAATAGAATGAATGCAGGGTTTTCTGATGAAGAGAGAGCTAAAATGACTGAGCTTTTAAACAGCGGATTTATAGATAGTTTTAGATACTTCTATCCTGATAAGACTGAGATATATTCGTGGTGGTCTTATAGATTTAATGCAAGAGCTAACAATGCAGGGTGGAGAATAGACTATTTTATAGTATCTGAAAAGCTTAAAGATATGCTAGTAGATGCAGAAATTCATACTGAGGTACTAGGTTCAGATCACTGCCCAGTTGTATTAAATATTAACATATAA
- a CDS encoding XdhC/CoxI family protein, producing the protein MEIDILKKIEENLQSGKASALVTLTDTTGSTPRKAGTVMGVFEDSIAGTIGGGAIENKVIQDARELLKTGESKSFEYSLTTVDELKMNCGGTVRGYIKIFKPSSKLIICGAGHVGQKIYQISKFLEFDTKIIDDREELLASCPELTLAKFEDILPKMSIDENTYIVIVTRGHVMDEAVLELVRNRGAKYIGIIGSRKKITNLKENLEKKGKIGDNIFAPIGLKISNGTPEEIAIEVIAEILKIKNGGELVHRTIITNKYIGG; encoded by the coding sequence ATGGAAATAGATATACTTAAAAAAATTGAAGAAAATTTACAAAGTGGAAAAGCATCTGCACTGGTAACTCTAACTGATACAACTGGCTCTACTCCAAGAAAAGCAGGAACAGTAATGGGTGTTTTTGAAGATTCTATAGCTGGCACTATTGGTGGTGGAGCTATTGAAAACAAAGTAATACAGGATGCAAGAGAACTTCTAAAAACGGGAGAGAGTAAAAGCTTTGAATACTCTTTAACAACTGTTGATGAATTAAAGATGAATTGTGGTGGAACTGTACGTGGATATATTAAAATTTTCAAGCCATCTTCAAAACTTATAATATGCGGTGCAGGACATGTGGGACAGAAAATATACCAGATTTCAAAGTTTTTAGAATTTGATACAAAGATTATTGACGACAGAGAAGAATTATTGGCATCTTGTCCAGAGCTGACTTTAGCAAAATTTGAGGATATTTTACCTAAGATGTCCATTGATGAAAACACTTATATCGTAATAGTTACAAGGGGTCATGTCATGGATGAGGCTGTTCTTGAGCTAGTTAGAAATCGTGGTGCTAAATATATTGGTATCATTGGAAGTAGAAAAAAAATAACAAATTTAAAAGAAAACCTTGAAAAAAAGGGAAAAATAGGCGATAATATATTTGCGCCCATTGGTTTAAAAATTTCAAACGGTACACCTGAAGAAATTGCTATTGAGGTTATCGCTGAAATTTTAAAAATCAAAAATGGAGGCGAATTAGTTCACAGAACTATTATAACTAACAAATACATAGGAGGCTAA